In Gossypium arboreum isolate Shixiya-1 chromosome 6, ASM2569848v2, whole genome shotgun sequence, the following are encoded in one genomic region:
- the LOC108458285 gene encoding putative E3 ubiquitin-protein ligase XBAT35 isoform X1, producing the protein MKFLFRFISGRHRGTPLYHAAKRGLLNTVKLLLSHGANLLVMNDDCQTPLDVARVKGNVNVVKATEGHICLFSGWMREFYRPGFIEMFVPQLLSRKVRLGGCSTNWFPK; encoded by the exons ATGAAGTTCCTCTTTCGATTCATTTCTG GTCGTCATAGGGGGACACCCTTGTACCATGCAGCAAAAAGAGGCCTTCTAAATACGGTGAAATTACTTCTTTCTCATGGAG CTAATCTGTTGGTGATGAATGATGATTGTCAAACACCTCTAGATGTTGCTAGGGTGAAAGGAAATGTCAATGTTGTAAAGGCAACTGAG GGTCATATATGTTTATTCTCTGGTTGGATGCGGGAGTTTTACAGGCCAGGATTTATTGAAATGTTTGTTCCTCAGTTGCTTTCAAGAAAAGTGCGG TTGGGTGGTTGTTCTACCAATTGGTTCCCGAaataa
- the LOC108458285 gene encoding putative E3 ubiquitin-protein ligase XBAT35 isoform X2: MKFLFRFISGRHRGTPLYHAAKRGLLNTVKLLLSHGANLLVMNDDCQTPLDVARVKGNVNVVKATEGHICLFSGWMREFYRPGFIEMFVPQLLSRKVRVLLFSVPFNFKFSFSCVFLDHHRA; this comes from the exons ATGAAGTTCCTCTTTCGATTCATTTCTG GTCGTCATAGGGGGACACCCTTGTACCATGCAGCAAAAAGAGGCCTTCTAAATACGGTGAAATTACTTCTTTCTCATGGAG CTAATCTGTTGGTGATGAATGATGATTGTCAAACACCTCTAGATGTTGCTAGGGTGAAAGGAAATGTCAATGTTGTAAAGGCAACTGAG GGTCATATATGTTTATTCTCTGGTTGGATGCGGGAGTTTTACAGGCCAGGATTTATTGAAATGTTTGTTCCTCAGTTGCTTTCAAGAAAAGTGCGGGTATTATTGTTTAGTGtaccttttaatttcaaattttctttctCTTGTGTTTTTTTGGATCACCATAGAGCATAG
- the LOC108459482 gene encoding probable WRKY transcription factor 65: MDASDSNFNKAGNPFVSEQQVEGNDNVSLETGAESPPPSTTFNDMKLPSPRKGRKPIQKRVVSVPIKDVDSSRLKGESAPPSDSWAWRKYGQKPIKGSPYPRGYYRCSSSKGCLARKQVERSRLDPKMLVITYSYEHNHPWPASRNNTAAAKQAVAATEAETPTMTTTAAVKPEPSTSQPDTEPESGSEERFADLTEDSILKTRDEFGWLGEMETTSSTVLESQIFSERDNGEGDVGMVFPMREEDELLFADLGELPECSFVFRHQRKMGPQVGMC, translated from the exons ATGGACGCTAGTGACAGTAATTTCAATAAAGCTGGCAACCCTTTTGTCTCTGAACAACAAGTAGAAGGAAACGACAATGTTTCGTTAGAAACCGGCGCTGAATCTCCTCCTCCTTCTACTACTTTCAACGACATGAAACTCCCCTCCCCTAGAAAAGG TAGAAAACCTATACAGAAAAGAGTGGTGTCAGTGCCAATCAAGGACGTTGATAGTTCGCGCCTAAAGGGGGAAAGTGCTCCACCGTCTGATTCTTGGGCTTGGCGAAAGTACGGCCAAAAACCCATCAAAGGCTCTCCTTACCCCAG AGGTTATTACCGGTGCAGTAGCTCAAAGGGATGTCTAGCAAGGAAACAAGTTGAGAGGAGCCGCCTGGACCCTAAAATGTTAGTGATCACCTATTCCTACGAACACAATCACCCTTGGCCCGCTTCTAGAAACAACACCGCAGCCGCCAAACAAGCGGTGGCGGCAACAGAAGCGGAGACACCAACCATGACCACGACGGCAGCAGTAAAGCCCGAGCCATCTACTTCGCAGCCGGACACGGAACCGGAATCAGGAAGCGAAGAAAGGTTCGCTGATCTGACGGAAGACTCCATTCTCAAAACACGGGATGAATTTGGTTGGTTGGGAGAGATGGAAACGACGTCGTCGACGGTTTTGGAAAGCCAGATATTTTCGGAAAGAGACAACGGAGAGGGTGACGTTGGTATGGTATTCCCGATGAGGGAAGAAGACGAGTTGTTATTCGCTGATCTGGGCGAGCTGCCCGAATGCTCCTTTGTGTTTAGACACCAACGGAAGATGGGACCACAAGTTGGGATGTGCTGA